In Dyella terrae, one DNA window encodes the following:
- a CDS encoding efflux transporter outer membrane subunit: MKMRRHVLLTCILVSLMAGCAVGPDYHRPEVTSPESYRFADPNATSSFNAEWWHQFNDPVLDQLVSKAVAQNKDLAIATARIDEYRGRVMETSSQLYPQIGLGASGGRQRNAATKLTPNYETSQVQVAAAMSWEIDLFGRLRRLRESAKADLLSTEFARQGTLVSLEASVASAYITLRDLDQRLVIAQATVATRLDALNLFQERFAGGVVSQVQLSQAESEYAVAQTSESAIAQQIAQQENAISLLLGENPGPIPRGKSIDQISLPAIPAGLPSALLQQRPDIQEAEQNLVSANAQIGAARAQYFPVISLTGLLGRASTGLGSLWSGPAKMWSYAGAISQPIFTGGAIRGSVHVAEARQQQALFAYQAAIQNAFADVDNALVGEQRSKEQLVSTNDQVKALGQYASLSRDLYEGGYTSYLEVLDAERSLFNAQLTQSGLQAQQLIEVINVYKALGYGWPAGKEGLADDRPQ; encoded by the coding sequence ATGAAGATGCGACGTCACGTCTTGCTGACCTGCATCCTGGTGAGCCTGATGGCCGGCTGCGCCGTGGGTCCGGATTACCACCGTCCCGAGGTTACGTCTCCGGAGTCCTATCGCTTTGCCGATCCGAATGCGACCAGCAGCTTCAACGCCGAGTGGTGGCATCAGTTCAACGATCCCGTGCTCGATCAGCTGGTGAGCAAGGCGGTGGCACAGAACAAGGATCTGGCCATTGCCACCGCGCGCATCGATGAGTATCGCGGCCGGGTGATGGAAACCAGTTCGCAGCTCTATCCTCAGATTGGCCTGGGGGCATCGGGCGGGCGCCAACGCAACGCCGCCACCAAGCTCACACCCAACTATGAGACGTCGCAGGTGCAGGTGGCTGCGGCGATGTCGTGGGAGATTGACCTGTTCGGGCGGCTGCGTCGCCTCAGGGAATCGGCCAAGGCCGACCTGCTGTCGACCGAGTTCGCGCGGCAGGGTACCCTGGTGTCGTTGGAGGCCAGCGTGGCTTCGGCCTATATCACCCTGCGGGATCTCGACCAGCGTCTGGTGATCGCCCAGGCAACGGTTGCCACCCGCCTGGATGCACTGAATTTGTTTCAGGAGCGGTTTGCCGGTGGCGTGGTGTCCCAGGTGCAGCTGTCGCAGGCCGAGTCGGAATACGCCGTGGCGCAGACCTCCGAATCAGCCATCGCCCAGCAGATCGCGCAACAGGAAAACGCCATATCGCTGTTGCTTGGCGAAAATCCTGGGCCGATTCCGCGCGGCAAGTCCATCGATCAGATCAGCCTCCCGGCGATTCCGGCGGGATTACCCTCGGCATTGTTGCAGCAACGTCCTGATATTCAGGAGGCGGAGCAGAACCTGGTCTCTGCCAATGCACAGATTGGCGCGGCGCGCGCGCAGTACTTCCCTGTCATCAGTCTGACCGGTCTGCTGGGACGTGCGAGTACGGGACTGGGTTCGTTATGGAGCGGCCCGGCCAAGATGTGGTCGTATGCCGGCGCGATCAGCCAGCCGATTTTCACGGGCGGCGCGATTCGCGGTTCGGTGCATGTCGCCGAGGCTCGCCAGCAGCAGGCGCTCTTCGCGTATCAGGCGGCCATCCAGAACGCCTTTGCCGATGTCGACAATGCGTTGGTGGGCGAGCAGCGCTCCAAGGAGCAACTGGTTTCCACCAACGACCAGGTCAAGGCGCTGGGGCAGTATGCGTCCCTGTCGCGCGATCTCTACGAAGGTGGCTACACCAGCTATCTGGAGGTGCTCGACGCGGAGCGCAGTCTCTTCAACGCACAGCTCACGCAGTCGGGTCTGCAGGCACAGCAGTTGATCGAGGTGATCAACGTCTACAAGGCGTTGGGTTACGGATGGCCGGCAGGGAAGGAGGGGCTGGCGGACGATCGTCCCCAGTGA
- a CDS encoding efflux RND transporter permease subunit, whose amino-acid sequence MARFFIDRPIFAWVIAIIIMLAGALSLVRLPISQYPLIAPPQVVINANYPGASAQAAEDSVTQIIEQNMKGLDGLLYMSATSDSDGSVQITLTFQNGTNPDIAQVQVQNKLQLATPLLPQIVQQQGINVVKSNSGFLMVVGFVSEDGRLDGDDIADFVTANLVDPLSRLEGVGSIEVFGSKYAMRIWLDPNKLDTYKLTPTEVVTALRAQNQQVAVGQIGGNPAVKGQQLNATVIAQQRLQSPEQFRQIVVRSNTDGSVLHLGDVARVELGLQDYGFTSKYNGKPATGIAVSLTSGANALATAGRVTSALKQMEPSFPRGVKSVVAFDTTPFVKVSIEGVIKTLLEAIVLVFLVMYLFLQNFRATLIPTIAVPVVLLGTFAVLAALGYSINMLTMFAMVLAIGLLVDDAIVVVENVERVMSEEGLSPLEATRKSMTQITGALIGIAMVLSAVFVPMAFLSGSTGVIYRQFSVTIVSSMALSVLVAIVLTPALCATLLKPIAKGHHASERGFFGWFNRRFDQGTKKYQGAVSGIVGRGRRFLFAFVVMSAVMVVVFLRLPTSFLPMEDQGFAFTMIQTPVGATTERTSHVVETVEKHFMEDPAVDSVFSVQGFSFAGGGQNAAMAFVQLKDWSKRKAADLSLDSVIGRAMGAFSQIKSALVFAFAPPAVPELGNSAGFDFYLKDNAGLGHTKLVAARDAFLQAAGQSKVLANVRANGQDDTPQFRIDVDYSKAAAQGLSIGEVNDTLSMAWGGQYVDDFMDRGRVKRVFVQADAPFRMAPEDFEKWSVRNAAGAMVPFRAFASSRWDFGSPRLERYNGVSAMQINGEAAPGVSSGVAMAEVEKLVSQLPAGIGMEWTGQSYQEREAGSQAPLLYTLSVLVVFLCLAALYESWSVPTAVLLVAPLGILGTVTAATLFGLDRDVYFQVAMLTTVGLSSKNAILIVEFAKENIEKGMDLVAATLLAVRTRLRPILMTSLAFGLGVLPLALASGAGSGAQRAIGTGVLGGMIAGTSFGLFFVPLFFVTVQRVFGKTKAVAGDMPAAGELNHE is encoded by the coding sequence ATGGCCCGATTCTTCATCGATCGACCCATCTTCGCGTGGGTCATCGCGATCATCATCATGCTGGCCGGTGCGCTGTCACTGGTACGCCTACCCATCTCCCAGTACCCCCTGATCGCACCGCCGCAGGTGGTCATCAACGCGAACTACCCCGGTGCGTCCGCGCAGGCCGCGGAAGACTCGGTGACGCAGATCATTGAGCAGAACATGAAGGGCCTCGATGGCCTGCTGTACATGTCGGCAACCAGTGACTCCGACGGTTCGGTGCAGATCACGCTGACCTTCCAGAACGGCACCAATCCCGACATCGCCCAGGTGCAGGTGCAGAACAAGTTGCAGCTGGCGACGCCGTTGTTGCCGCAGATCGTGCAGCAGCAGGGCATCAACGTGGTGAAGTCCAATTCGGGCTTCCTGATGGTAGTGGGCTTCGTATCCGAAGACGGTCGCCTTGACGGTGATGACATCGCGGACTTCGTCACGGCCAATCTCGTCGATCCGCTCAGCCGCCTCGAAGGCGTCGGCAGCATCGAAGTGTTCGGCTCCAAGTACGCAATGCGCATCTGGCTGGATCCGAACAAGCTCGACACCTACAAGCTCACGCCCACCGAGGTGGTGACGGCGCTGCGCGCGCAGAACCAGCAGGTGGCAGTGGGGCAGATCGGCGGCAATCCGGCGGTGAAGGGCCAGCAGCTCAACGCCACGGTGATTGCGCAGCAGCGCCTGCAGTCGCCCGAGCAGTTCCGGCAGATCGTCGTGCGCAGCAATACCGATGGCTCGGTGCTGCACCTGGGCGACGTGGCGCGCGTGGAGCTTGGCCTGCAGGACTATGGCTTCACCAGCAAGTACAACGGCAAGCCGGCCACCGGCATCGCCGTGTCGCTGACGTCCGGCGCCAACGCGCTGGCGACGGCGGGGCGCGTGACGTCGGCGCTCAAACAGATGGAGCCTTCGTTTCCGCGCGGCGTGAAGTCGGTGGTTGCTTTCGACACCACGCCGTTCGTGAAAGTCTCCATCGAGGGCGTGATCAAGACGCTGCTGGAAGCCATTGTGCTGGTCTTCCTGGTGATGTATCTGTTCCTGCAAAACTTCCGTGCCACGCTCATTCCCACTATCGCTGTACCGGTGGTGTTGCTCGGTACGTTTGCCGTGCTCGCGGCGCTGGGCTATTCGATCAACATGCTCACCATGTTCGCCATGGTGCTGGCCATCGGCTTGCTGGTGGATGATGCGATCGTGGTGGTGGAAAACGTCGAACGCGTGATGAGCGAGGAAGGGCTGTCGCCACTCGAAGCCACGCGCAAGTCCATGACGCAGATCACCGGCGCGTTGATCGGCATCGCCATGGTGCTTTCGGCGGTGTTCGTGCCGATGGCGTTCCTCAGCGGTTCAACGGGCGTGATCTACCGGCAGTTCTCGGTGACCATCGTGTCTTCGATGGCTTTGTCCGTGCTTGTCGCCATCGTGCTGACGCCAGCGCTCTGCGCGACGTTGCTTAAGCCCATCGCCAAGGGACACCACGCGTCGGAGCGTGGCTTCTTTGGCTGGTTCAACCGACGCTTCGACCAGGGCACGAAGAAGTACCAGGGTGCGGTCAGCGGCATCGTCGGGCGCGGGCGTCGCTTCCTGTTTGCGTTCGTGGTGATGAGTGCCGTCATGGTGGTGGTGTTCCTGCGCCTGCCGACCTCGTTCCTTCCGATGGAAGACCAGGGCTTCGCTTTCACCATGATCCAGACGCCTGTGGGTGCAACCACTGAGCGCACAAGTCATGTCGTTGAGACCGTCGAGAAGCACTTCATGGAAGATCCGGCGGTTGACTCGGTGTTCTCCGTGCAGGGCTTCAGCTTTGCCGGTGGCGGGCAGAACGCCGCTATGGCCTTCGTGCAGTTGAAGGACTGGAGCAAGCGAAAAGCAGCTGACCTGAGCCTGGATTCGGTGATCGGTCGCGCGATGGGTGCCTTCAGCCAGATCAAGTCGGCGCTGGTGTTTGCGTTCGCGCCGCCGGCCGTGCCCGAGCTCGGCAATTCGGCTGGCTTCGATTTCTATCTGAAAGACAACGCGGGCCTTGGCCACACAAAACTCGTGGCTGCGCGCGATGCGTTCCTGCAGGCGGCAGGTCAAAGCAAGGTGCTGGCGAATGTCCGCGCCAATGGGCAGGACGACACGCCGCAGTTCCGCATCGATGTCGACTACAGCAAGGCCGCGGCGCAAGGGCTTTCCATTGGTGAAGTCAACGACACCTTGTCGATGGCCTGGGGCGGGCAGTACGTCGATGACTTCATGGATCGCGGGCGCGTGAAGCGCGTTTTCGTCCAGGCCGATGCACCCTTCCGCATGGCGCCGGAAGACTTCGAGAAATGGTCGGTGCGCAATGCCGCTGGTGCGATGGTGCCGTTCCGGGCCTTCGCCAGCTCGCGCTGGGATTTCGGTTCGCCGCGCCTTGAGCGTTACAACGGCGTGTCCGCCATGCAGATCAACGGCGAAGCGGCACCGGGCGTGAGTTCGGGCGTCGCCATGGCCGAGGTGGAGAAGCTCGTGTCGCAGCTGCCGGCCGGCATCGGCATGGAATGGACCGGCCAGTCGTACCAGGAGCGCGAGGCAGGATCGCAGGCGCCGCTGCTTTACACGTTGTCGGTGCTGGTGGTGTTCCTCTGCCTTGCGGCGCTTTACGAGAGCTGGTCGGTGCCGACGGCCGTGTTGCTGGTCGCGCCCCTGGGCATTCTCGGCACGGTGACGGCGGCGACGCTGTTCGGGCTGGATCGCGATGTGTACTTCCAGGTGGCGATGCTCACGACGGTTGGCCTGTCGAGCAAGAATGCGATCCTGATCGTTGAGTTCGCCAAGGAGAACATCGAAAAGGGCATGGACCTGGTGGCTGCCACGTTGCTGGCGGTACGCACGCGCCTGCGCCCCATCCTGATGACGTCGCTGGCCTTCGGCCTGGGCGTGTTGCCGCTGGCGCTGGCCAGTGGTGCCGGCTCGGGCGCGCAGCGTGCGATCGGTACGGGCGTGCTCGGCGGCATGATCGCTGGCACCTCGTTCGGCCTCTTCTTTGTGCCGCTTTTCTTCGTGACCGTGCAGCGTGTGTTCGGCAAGACCAAGGCCGTGGCTGGCGACATGCCAGCGGCGGGAGAACTGAATCATGAGTAA
- a CDS encoding YceI family protein, whose product MKSYARLLAPLVLALALPFAAQAAEYTVQPSSSKLGFTGTFQGATFDGSFNKWNAAITYDAANVAASRFDVTVDLASVKTGDSDRDGALPGADFFNVAKFPQAHFVTTAFRQSGSQVIADGHLTLRGVTKPVSLNVTFKPAGSGATLDVSGSVKRLDFGVGTGDYADTSVIGADVKINAHLTLTAK is encoded by the coding sequence ATGAAGTCCTACGCACGCCTGCTCGCGCCACTTGTCCTGGCGCTGGCCCTGCCCTTCGCCGCCCAGGCCGCCGAGTACACCGTGCAGCCGTCCAGCAGCAAGCTCGGCTTCACCGGCACCTTTCAGGGCGCCACGTTCGATGGCAGCTTCAACAAATGGAATGCGGCCATCACCTATGACGCCGCCAACGTGGCCGCGTCCAGGTTCGACGTCACGGTGGATCTGGCCAGCGTGAAGACGGGCGACAGCGATCGCGACGGAGCACTTCCCGGCGCGGACTTCTTCAACGTCGCCAAGTTCCCCCAGGCGCACTTCGTCACCACGGCATTTCGCCAGAGCGGCAGCCAGGTCATCGCCGACGGCCATCTCACGCTGCGCGGCGTGACCAAGCCGGTCAGTCTCAACGTGACGTTCAAGCCGGCTGGCAGTGGCGCAACGCTCGACGTCAGTGGCAGCGTGAAGCGCCTGGATTTCGGCGTCGGCACGGGCGACTACGCCGACACCTCCGTGATCGGTGCCGACGTGAAGATCAACGCACACCTGACACTCACGGCGAAGTAA
- a CDS encoding cytochrome b, producing the protein MSLLSTRQQWGSVAKFFHWITALIILGNGIFGLCMDLAANPMQKITWLALHKSFGLTVLALFLLRVIWRAFDKRPAEDPAPRWQQWAAHAVHLGLYVLIALIPLSGWWLNSVAGKPLQFFKQFNLPAIAAANPELKDQAHSVHEYLFWLLVLLLVAHVGGALKHHLFERDNTLRRMLPFRRVRDDAPTQGDRS; encoded by the coding sequence ATGAGTTTGTTGAGCACCCGTCAGCAGTGGGGATCGGTGGCGAAATTCTTCCACTGGATCACCGCGCTGATCATCCTGGGCAATGGCATCTTTGGCCTGTGCATGGACCTGGCCGCCAATCCGATGCAGAAGATCACCTGGCTTGCACTGCACAAGTCGTTTGGCCTGACCGTGCTCGCACTCTTCCTGCTGCGCGTCATCTGGCGGGCGTTCGACAAGCGACCGGCCGAAGACCCGGCCCCGCGCTGGCAACAATGGGCCGCGCACGCGGTGCATCTGGGCCTGTATGTGCTGATTGCACTGATTCCGCTCAGCGGCTGGTGGCTCAATTCGGTCGCCGGCAAGCCGCTTCAGTTCTTCAAGCAGTTCAACCTGCCGGCCATCGCTGCCGCCAACCCGGAGCTCAAGGACCAGGCCCATTCGGTGCACGAATACCTGTTTTGGCTGCTTGTGCTCCTGTTGGTCGCCCACGTCGGTGGCGCCCTGAAGCATCACCTGTTCGAACGCGATAACACCCTCCGCCGCATGCTCCCCTTCCGCCGCGTGCGCGACGATGCCCCCACCCAAGGAGACCGCTCATGA
- a CDS encoding efflux transporter outer membrane subunit, translated as MSKPIFAACGMAIALALGGCVSMAPRVPAPQADIPASWPLAETTPVGPGSATDIGWRQFFADPKLVRLIERSLDNNRDLRVAVLNVEKARAQYRIQRADRVPSVNVVGQSTRTGVSGLPVSEVDRVDLGTTAFELDLFGRVHSLSTAALERYLAEDAAQRSTQLSLIAEVANAYLTLAADQELLKVAQATRDNQESAFKLTQQRHALGGASSLDVSQAQTTVENARADVARYNGQVAQDINALRLLVGAQLDDDLLPDGLNGDVTMLGALPAGLPSDVLLRRPDIVQTEHLLRAANADIGAARAAFFPSIQLTGSVGTVSNELSGLFKSGSGTWTFLPQITVPIFQGGRLTAQLAGAKADQQIALAQYEKAIQSGFREVSDALALTRTLADQRVAQEALVSAAARADELSRARYKAGRDSYLVSLISQRELYTAQQQLIAVRLAEQNNRVTLYKVLGGGWNPRAP; from the coding sequence ATGAGTAAGCCCATCTTCGCCGCATGCGGCATGGCCATCGCCCTGGCCCTCGGTGGCTGCGTCAGCATGGCGCCCAGGGTCCCCGCGCCGCAGGCGGACATTCCCGCTTCGTGGCCCCTGGCAGAGACAACGCCCGTGGGGCCGGGCAGTGCGACAGACATCGGCTGGCGCCAGTTCTTCGCCGATCCGAAGCTCGTGCGCCTGATCGAACGGTCGCTCGATAACAATCGCGACCTGCGCGTGGCCGTGCTCAATGTCGAGAAGGCCCGCGCGCAGTACCGCATCCAGCGCGCCGATCGCGTGCCGTCGGTCAATGTGGTTGGGCAATCGACGCGCACGGGTGTCAGCGGCTTGCCCGTGTCCGAAGTGGATCGTGTCGACCTGGGCACGACGGCCTTTGAACTGGATCTGTTCGGTCGCGTGCACTCGCTGAGCACGGCGGCACTCGAACGCTACCTGGCTGAAGACGCTGCCCAACGCAGTACGCAACTGAGCCTGATTGCCGAAGTCGCCAATGCCTATCTGACGCTTGCGGCCGATCAGGAGTTGCTCAAGGTGGCGCAGGCGACGCGCGACAACCAGGAATCGGCATTCAAGCTGACCCAGCAACGCCATGCGCTGGGCGGTGCGTCGAGCCTAGACGTGAGCCAGGCGCAGACGACGGTGGAGAACGCGCGTGCGGACGTCGCGCGTTACAACGGCCAGGTAGCGCAGGACATCAATGCGCTGCGACTCCTCGTCGGCGCGCAGCTGGACGACGACCTGTTGCCGGATGGCCTGAATGGCGACGTCACGATGCTTGGTGCCTTGCCGGCCGGGCTGCCTTCCGATGTCCTGCTTCGCCGTCCGGACATCGTGCAAACCGAGCATCTGCTGCGTGCGGCCAACGCGGATATCGGCGCCGCACGCGCGGCGTTCTTCCCGTCGATCCAGCTCACCGGGAGCGTCGGCACGGTCAGTAACGAGTTGTCGGGTCTGTTCAAGAGCGGCAGCGGCACCTGGACCTTCCTGCCGCAGATCACCGTGCCCATTTTCCAGGGCGGTCGCCTGACGGCGCAGCTGGCGGGTGCCAAGGCGGACCAGCAGATTGCGCTGGCCCAGTACGAGAAAGCGATCCAGTCCGGTTTTCGCGAGGTATCCGATGCACTGGCGCTGACGCGTACGCTGGCTGACCAGCGAGTCGCCCAGGAGGCCCTGGTGTCCGCCGCGGCGCGGGCGGATGAGCTGTCGCGCGCGCGCTACAAGGCCGGCCGCGACAGCTACCTCGTGTCGCTGATCTCGCAGCGCGAGCTGTACACGGCGCAGCAGCAACTTATTGCGGTGCGCCTGGCGGAGCAGAACAATCGCGTCACTTTGTATAAAGTGCTCGGAGGCGGCTGGAATCCACGCGCACCATGA
- a CDS encoding efflux RND transporter periplasmic adaptor subunit yields the protein MSFTCPYMRPLKAGALVFALVALTACGSHAAAPQAGPAEVTVVTLKPQPVTVSRELPGRTQAFLIAEVRPQVNGVIKQRLFVEGALVKAGQPLYQLEDAQYRADHNSAKAALAKAKAALYSAELNAKRSSELARIDAVSKQDDETATAAWRQAEADVAAAQASVESTKVTLDFAHIVSPITGRIGKSNVTQGALVTANQADPMARVQQIDPVYVDVTQSSGELLALRKQIASGALKQADGTPVKILLEDGSRYAHDGKLQFSDVSVDPTTGSFALRVIVPNPEHILMPGMYVRAVVDKGTSPQALLVPQAGITRDAKGGATAMVVDHDGKAALRDVQVSRTMGDKWLVDGGLAAGDKVIVEGLQMIQPGMPVHATEAGVAAAPARTAAAASNAAAAH from the coding sequence ATGTCTTTCACATGCCCCTACATGCGCCCGCTCAAGGCGGGTGCGCTGGTTTTCGCTTTGGTTGCCCTCACCGCCTGCGGCAGCCATGCCGCTGCCCCCCAGGCGGGGCCTGCCGAGGTCACCGTGGTCACGCTCAAGCCGCAGCCGGTCACGGTGTCGCGTGAGTTGCCCGGGCGCACTCAGGCTTTCCTGATTGCCGAGGTCCGGCCGCAGGTCAATGGCGTGATCAAGCAGCGCCTGTTCGTCGAAGGCGCGCTGGTGAAGGCCGGCCAGCCGCTCTACCAGCTGGAAGATGCGCAGTACCGCGCCGATCACAACAGCGCCAAGGCAGCGCTCGCCAAGGCGAAAGCCGCGCTGTATTCGGCCGAGCTCAATGCGAAACGCTCCAGTGAGCTGGCGCGCATCGATGCGGTGAGCAAGCAGGACGACGAGACGGCAACCGCGGCGTGGCGCCAGGCGGAGGCCGACGTGGCCGCCGCGCAGGCCTCCGTGGAGAGCACGAAGGTGACGCTCGACTTTGCGCACATCGTGTCGCCCATCACCGGGCGCATTGGCAAGTCCAATGTCACGCAAGGTGCGCTGGTGACCGCGAACCAGGCCGACCCCATGGCGCGCGTGCAGCAGATCGATCCGGTGTACGTGGACGTCACCCAGTCCAGCGGCGAACTGCTGGCGTTGCGCAAGCAGATCGCTTCAGGCGCCCTGAAGCAGGCCGACGGCACGCCGGTGAAGATCCTTCTCGAAGATGGCAGCCGCTATGCGCATGACGGCAAGCTGCAGTTCTCGGATGTCAGCGTGGATCCGACGACGGGCAGCTTCGCGCTGCGTGTGATCGTGCCGAACCCGGAGCACATCCTGATGCCGGGCATGTACGTTCGCGCCGTGGTCGACAAGGGCACCAGTCCGCAGGCGCTGCTGGTGCCGCAGGCCGGCATCACGCGTGACGCCAAGGGCGGCGCCACCGCCATGGTGGTCGACCATGACGGCAAGGCCGCGCTGCGCGACGTGCAGGTGAGCCGCACCATGGGCGACAAGTGGCTGGTCGACGGAGGGCTCGCCGCCGGTGACAAGGTCATCGTCGAGGGCTTGCAGATGATCCAGCCGGGCATGCCGGTGCACGCCACCGAGGCGGGCGTCGCGGCCGCGCCGGCAAGGACGGCCGCGGCGGCATCCAACGCTGCGGCGGCTCACTGA
- a CDS encoding potassium channel family protein produces the protein MYRIDEPRLGGRRLTEWRRRGKRLVGLLLGAIAILTLGVWFLDSTTAPPMGKLQNAVWNAVNLIATLGSFADLNVPQKLFLSLGAVVAMIFVGYAITTLSGVLSSDAVTAFRENRAMSRKLDQLSSHVVIATFGPVGRLVAGHVRQLGETVLIIDIDEKRATEATEDGYLAICGDPGSFDKVIGRAQLDMARSLLLTGTDATHNLAITLMARTVNPALEIVVFSDSDLRRRMLLGAGATTVVDLDDIVARTFMGHLGGGRRP, from the coding sequence ATGTACCGCATCGACGAGCCACGCCTGGGCGGACGGCGGCTGACGGAATGGCGGCGTCGAGGCAAGCGCCTGGTGGGCCTGCTGCTGGGTGCGATCGCGATCCTCACGCTGGGCGTGTGGTTCCTGGACAGCACCACCGCACCGCCCATGGGGAAACTGCAGAACGCGGTGTGGAACGCGGTCAACCTGATCGCCACGCTGGGTTCGTTCGCCGACCTCAACGTACCGCAGAAGCTTTTCCTATCCTTGGGCGCGGTCGTCGCCATGATTTTCGTCGGTTACGCCATCACCACGCTGTCGGGCGTGCTTTCCAGCGACGCGGTGACGGCCTTTCGGGAGAACCGCGCCATGTCGCGCAAGCTCGACCAACTGAGCAGCCACGTCGTCATCGCGACGTTCGGCCCCGTGGGACGCCTGGTGGCAGGCCATGTGCGCCAACTCGGTGAAACAGTGCTGATCATCGACATCGATGAAAAGCGCGCTACCGAAGCGACCGAGGATGGTTATCTGGCCATCTGCGGTGATCCGGGATCCTTCGACAAGGTCATCGGCCGGGCGCAGCTCGACATGGCCCGCTCGCTCCTGCTTACCGGCACCGACGCCACGCACAACCTCGCCATCACCCTGATGGCGCGCACCGTCAACCCGGCGCTCGAAATCGTCGTCTTCAGCGACAGTGACCTGCGCCGCCGCATGTTGCTGGGCGCCGGTGCCACCACCGTCGTGGATCTGGATGACATCGTCGCCCGCACCTTCATGGGCCACCTGGGCGGCGGTCGCCGCCCGTGA
- a CDS encoding YceI family protein gives MTAFTRLRRWLACIVLAALPLAAMAADDTYRYDTVHSQILFSISHNGYSRPFGRLHIAKGWLRFDPKAWDRAATELDIDLGSLDMGDAAWNQAVLKPGFLDGAGQRYAHFVSTSVERKDDSHGILHGQLTLKGVTRNIEISFTVNRIGTTVYGMHKVAGFSGIATLDRNEFGMTSNPNAIGSSVSIWLELEAIQDDNAGKEKETP, from the coding sequence ATGACTGCCTTCACCCGCCTTCGCCGATGGCTCGCCTGCATCGTTCTCGCCGCGCTGCCGCTGGCCGCGATGGCCGCCGATGACACCTATCGCTACGACACGGTGCACAGCCAGATCCTCTTCAGCATTTCGCACAATGGCTACTCACGGCCGTTCGGGCGGCTGCATATCGCCAAAGGCTGGCTGCGCTTCGATCCGAAGGCGTGGGACCGGGCCGCGACCGAGCTCGATATCGATCTGGGCTCGCTGGACATGGGCGATGCCGCCTGGAACCAGGCCGTCCTCAAGCCCGGCTTCCTCGATGGCGCCGGCCAGCGCTACGCCCACTTCGTCAGTACGTCGGTCGAACGCAAGGACGACAGCCACGGCATCCTGCACGGCCAACTCACGCTCAAGGGCGTGACGCGGAACATCGAGATCTCCTTTACGGTCAATCGCATTGGCACGACGGTCTATGGCATGCACAAGGTGGCCGGCTTTTCGGGCATCGCCACCCTGGACCGCAACGAATTCGGCATGACATCCAACCCGAACGCCATCGGCAGCAGCGTCAGCATCTGGCTGGAGCTGGAAGCCATCCAGGACGACAACGCAGGCAAGGAAAAGGAAACACCATGA
- a CDS encoding TetR/AcrR family transcriptional regulator, translating to MNDETSDDKPLSGRAKAQRERILAAAQHCFVKFGFHAASMSNIADEAGMSAGLIYRYFPNKSAIVLAIIERQTDIELEDMREFSAATDPVEAIVECFATWSRPTPDMRMMNAALFLETCAESTRDDAVAQATRTADRIGMDAFQELLTKPASEGGFGMSPELAQRRALAFLCLIEGLAVRAARDPDLDLGQLRDALRDVVPRLFQP from the coding sequence ATGAATGACGAGACATCCGACGACAAGCCACTGAGCGGCCGGGCGAAGGCCCAGCGCGAGCGCATCCTCGCGGCCGCGCAGCATTGCTTCGTCAAGTTCGGATTCCATGCGGCAAGCATGTCCAACATCGCGGACGAGGCCGGCATGAGTGCGGGCCTCATCTATCGCTACTTTCCGAACAAAAGCGCGATCGTGCTCGCCATCATCGAGCGCCAGACGGACATCGAGCTGGAGGACATGCGCGAGTTCAGCGCTGCGACCGACCCGGTCGAGGCCATCGTCGAGTGCTTCGCCACCTGGAGCCGTCCCACGCCGGACATGCGCATGATGAATGCTGCGCTGTTCCTGGAGACCTGCGCGGAAAGCACGCGCGATGACGCGGTAGCACAGGCGACGCGGACGGCGGACCGCATTGGCATGGACGCTTTCCAGGAGCTTCTGACCAAGCCGGCGTCGGAAGGTGGCTTTGGGATGTCGCCTGAACTGGCACAGCGCCGGGCGCTGGCCTTCCTCTGCCTGATTGAAGGCCTGGCGGTACGAGCGGCGCGCGACCCGGACCTGGACCTCGGCCAGTTGCGCGATGCTCTCCGGGACGTCGTCCCCCGGCTATTCCAGCCGTAG